In one Juglans regia cultivar Chandler chromosome 11, Walnut 2.0, whole genome shotgun sequence genomic region, the following are encoded:
- the LOC109018027 gene encoding uncharacterized protein LOC109018027 — translation MALEKGNLSDLGWRGNKFTWSNKHEDDTFTKERSDRVANPSWAQLYRDYWVEVLAGRSSDHRPLLLTLCKEGRSNWRGRKVFRYENSWAKEDDCEKVIRRVWVSSVEMGEHTKNFKNLLESCNKALVKWNDQNKVDRVKKIKEKTEFLKKLQDEESRHNSTEIKRVQRDVGLLLEKDDVKWKQRAKRNWHASGDRNTKFFHACANQRRMKNSINQVRDEQGRVFRSHVEVDEAFRSYFERLFSTSNPSTAAMEECLQHVVPRVTSEMNEKLRRTFSRLEIEEAIKSMAPLKSPGSDVFGACFYQNHWATIGDKVCLTVLDLLNGKIPFNSINYTFIALIPKTKDPKLVTEYRSISLCNVIYKMVSKVIANRLKEVLSVTISTNQSVFIPGRIITDNVMVAYEVLHSIKVRKKGKEGSMAIELDMSKAYDKMEWPYVGAVMKRLGFCDEWADLIMKCISLVSFSVLINGKPRAIVNPSRGLRQGDPLSPLIYLSCVQRGLALYSIIQILKGTQKK, via the coding sequence ATGGCATTGGAAAAAGGGAATCTTTCTGACCTAGGATGGAGAGGGAATAAGTTCACATGGAGCAATAAACATGAGGATGATACATTTACTAAAGAAAGGTCGGATAGGGTGGCCAATCCAAGCTGGGCACAATTGTATAGAGATTACTGGGTGGAGGTTCTGGCAGGAAGAAGCTCAGATCATAGGCCATTGCTGCTGACTTTGTGTAAGGAAGGGAGGAGCAATTGGAGAGGCAGGAAAGTTTTTAGATATGAAAATAGTTGGGCTAAGGAAGATGATTGTGAAAAAGTGATTAGAAGGGTGTGGGTTAGTAGTGTAGAAATGGGTGAGcatacaaaaaatttcaaaaatttgctGGAAAGTTGCAACAAGGCACTTGTGAAGTGGAATGATCAGAACAAAGTGGATAgggtgaaaaaaattaaagagaagacTGAATTTCTAAAAAAGCTACAAGATGAGGAGAGTAGGCACAACTCAACAGAGATTAAAAGGGTGCAAAGGGATGTAGGGCTCTTGCTTGAGAAAGATGATGTaaagtggaagcaaagggcaaaAAGGAATTGGCATGCCTCGGGTGACAGGAACACCAAGTTTTTTCACGCTTGTGCAAACCAGAGAAGAATGAAGAATAGCATTAATCAAGTGAGGGATGAACAAGGAAGAGTGTTCAGAAGTCATGTGGAAGTTGATGAAGCTTTCAGATCTTATTTTGAAAGGTTGTTCAGTACCTCAAACCCAAGTACAGCTGCTATGGAGGAGTGTCTGCAACATGTAGTACCTCGGGTGACAAGTGAGATGAATGAAAAACTAAGAAGAACTTTTAGCAGATTGGAGATAGAAGAGGCTATTAAAAGTATGGCCCCTTTGAAGTCACCAGGCTCTGATGTTTTTGGTGCTTGTTTCTACCAAAATCATTGGGCAACAATAGGTGATAAGGTGTGTTTGACAGTACTGGACCTGCTGAATGGTAAAATTCCTTTCAATTCAATTAACTATACTTTTATTGCTTTGATTCCCAAAACAAAGGACCCTAAGTTGGTAACTGAATATAGGTCTATTAGCCTTTGTAATGTCATCTACAAGATGGTGTCCAAAGTGATAGCTAACAGACTCAAAGAAGTGTTGTCAGTAACTATTTCCACCAACCAAAGTGTTTTTATTCCTGGTAGGATCATAACTGATAATGTAATGGTGGCTTATGAGGTATTACACTCAATAAAGGTGAGGAAGAAGGGTAAAGAAGGCAGTATGGCTATCGAGTTGGATATGTCCAAGGCATATGATAAGATGGAATGGCCTTATGTGGGTGCTGTTATGAAAAGGCTTGGGTTTTgtgatgaatgggcagatttaATCATGAAGTGTATTAGCTTAGTTTCTTTCTCAGTGTTGATCAATGGCAAACCAAGAGCTATAGTAAATCCTTCAAGGGGActtagacaaggggatcctctatcCCCCCTTATCTATTTATCTTGTGTGCAGAGGGGTTTAGCTCTTTATTCAATAATTCAGATCTTAAAGGGGACACAAAAGAAATAA